A part of Daphnia pulex isolate KAP4 chromosome 6, ASM2113471v1 genomic DNA contains:
- the LOC124196109 gene encoding endocuticle structural glycoprotein SgAbd-3-like isoform X2 gives MEAGIKRVARMSEYHHTLSHCLLKHRENSPHQTKSKMKLIVALAFLAVALAAPQGDKKPIEIISSNSEMNADGSYSFAFESEDGTKVEESGNQKQVGPKPEDIGTVSRGSYSYTSPDGVVITVNWTADENGFQATGDHLPTPPPMPEHVVKMLADLKAAGLL, from the exons ATGGAGGCAGGTATAAAAAGGGTGGCGAGGATGAGCGAATACCATCACACTCTTTCCCACTGTCTTCTAAAGCACAGAGAGAACTCCCCCCACCAAACCaaatccaaaatgaaattg atcGTCGCTCTCGCTTTCTTGGCCGTGGCCCTTGCTGCACCCCAAGGAGATAAGAAGccaattgaaatcatttcatccaACAGCGAAATGAACGCCGATGGAAGCTACTCGTTTGC TTTCGAAAGTGAAGATGGCACCAAGGTGGAGGAAAGTGGCAACCAGAAACAAGTTGGACCTAAACCCGAGGATATCGGCACAGTTTCCCGCGGATCTTACTCGTACACCTCTCCCGATGGCGTCGTCATCACCGTCAACTGGACCGCCGATGAAAACGGTTTCCAGGCCACCGGTGACCATTTGCCCACTCCTCCCCCCATGCCCGAGCACGTCGTCAAGATGCTCGCTGACTTGAAG
- the LOC124196109 gene encoding endocuticle structural glycoprotein SgAbd-3-like isoform X3, with product MEAGIKRVARMSEYHHTLSHCLLKHRENSPHQTKSKMKLIVALAFLAVALAAPQGDKKPIEIISSNSEMNADGSYSFAFESEDGTKVEESGNQKQVGPKPEDIGTVSRGSYSYTSPDGVVITVNWTADENGFQATGDHLPTPPPMPEHVVKMLADLKAAGLL from the exons ATGGAGGCAGGTATAAAAAGGGTGGCGAGGATGAGCGAATACCATCACACTCTTTCCCACTGTCTTCTAAAGCACAGAGAGAACTCCCCCCACCAAACCaaatccaaaatgaaattg atcGTCGCTCTCGCTTTCTTGGCCGTGGCCCTTGCTGCACCCCAAGGAGATAAGAAGccaattgaaatcatttcatccaACAGCGAAATGAACGCCGATGGAAGCTACTCGTTTGC TTTCGAAAGTGAAGATGGCACCAAGGTGGAGGAAAGTGGCAACCAGAAACAAGTTGGACCTAAACCCGAGGATATCGGCACAGTTTCCCGCGGATCTTACTCGTACACCTCTCCCGATGGCGTCGTCATCACCGTCAACTGGACCGCCGATGAAAACGGTTTCCAGGCCACCGGTGACCATTTGCCCACTCCTCCCCCCATGCCCGAGCACGTCGTCAAGATGCTCGCTGACTTGAAG GCTGCCGGTCTTCTGTAA
- the LOC124196109 gene encoding endocuticle structural glycoprotein SgAbd-3-like isoform X1 — MEAGIKRVARMSEYHHTLSHCLLKHRENSPHQTKSKMKLIVALAFLAVALAAPQGDKKPIEIISSNSEMNADGSYSFAFESEDGTKVEESGNQKQVGPKPEDIGTVSRGSYSYTSPDGVVITVNWTADENGFQATGDHLPTPPPMPEHVVKMLADLKAAGLL; from the exons ATGGAGGCAGGTATAAAAAGGGTGGCGAGGATGAGCGAATACCATCACACTCTTTCCCACTGTCTTCTAAAGCACAGAGAGAACTCCCCCCACCAAACCaaatccaaaatgaaattg atcGTCGCTCTCGCTTTCTTGGCCGTGGCCCTTGCTGCACCCCAAGGAGATAAGAAGccaattgaaatcatttcatccaACAGCGAAATGAACGCCGATGGAAGCTACTCGTTTGC TTTCGAAAGTGAAGATGGCACCAAGGTGGAGGAAAGTGGCAACCAGAAACAAGTTGGACCTAAACCCGAGGATATCGGCACAGTTTCCCGCGGATCTTACTCGTACACCTCTCCCGATGGCGTCGTCATCACCGTCAACTGGACCGCCGATGAAAACGGTTTCCAGGCCACCGGTGACCATTTGCCCACTCCTCCCCCCATGCCCGAGCACGTCGTCAAGATGCTCGCTGACTTGAAGGCTGCCGGACTCCTGTAA
- the LOC124196110 gene encoding larval cuticle protein 1-like isoform X1, whose translation MVSSGIFTALLSLLSSEEQQNSPQLVKMKFIVALAFLAVALAAPQGDKKPIEIISSNSEMNADGSYSFDFESADGTKVSESGNQKQVGPKPEDIGTVSKGSYSFTTPDGVVLTVNWVADENGFQATGDHLPTPPPMPEHVVKMLADLKAAGLL comes from the exons ATGGTCAGCAGCGGAATCTTCACcgcacttctctctctcctgtctTCAGAAGAACAACAGAACTCTCCCCAGctagtaaaaatgaaattc ATTGTCGCTCTCGCTTTCTTGGCCGTGGCTCTTGCCGCCCCACAAGGAGATAAGAAGCCAATTGAAATCATCTCATCCAACAGCGAAATGAACGCCGATGGCAGCTACTCTTTCGA CTTCGAATCCGCTGATGGCACAAAAGTCTCCGAGAGCGGCAACCAGAAGCAAGTCGGACCTAAACCCGAGGATATCGGCACCGTCTCCAAGGGATCTTACTCTTTCACCACTCCCGATGGCGTCGTCTTGACCGTCAACTGGGTTGCCGATGAAAACGGTTTCCAGGCCACCGGTGACCATTTGCCCACTCCTCCCCCCATGCCCGAGCACGTCGTCAAGATGCTCGCCGACTTGAAGGCTGCCGGTCTTCTGTAA